The DNA window CGACTAAGACATAAATGATTAGAAAAGTGTACATATATAATGTCTTTACTACAAAATAAGTCCATATTTATCTAGTGAAGTTGGAGGCGTTGATGAGATTCTGTGGATGAATCTTCACACTCCTCTTTGTACATCTCTTCAATCATCGGCTTCCAAAGCCGGACTCGAGCATTGATGAACCAATTCGAAACCTACAAACAAACAGAGATTCATTCAATCCTATCCTTTGAACATCATCTCTCGAGGAAGAATCTACCTGATTCTTTGACAAGCCTGTCTGTGATGCTAACATCAGCTTCTCCGAGTCATTTGGATACGGATGCAGGAAGTGTCCGAAGAGCCAAGCACGGAGAATGGTGACACAAGTCTCGGGCAGGCCTCTGAGGGGCCTCCAAGCGTGGATGGATCTCGATTCTTGATGAAATAGGCTTAGCCGTGTGTCCTTGAGGAGTTTGTGCTTGGTGGTGTGGATTTGTGCAAGAATCGCGTTCCTTAGACGACAGAAGTGCTTGGACATGGCTAGGATGGCGAGGGCCGTGTAGGACTTCCCTGCACCCGTGCCAGCAATGGCCTCGAATGAACGGATCAGATAATCCATGTGGTGGGAATACTCTTCATATCTCATCTCAACCTGCAACATCCAAATTCAAATCCAACACCAATAATCATTCTTGATCATTCAAAATTCAACATCAATATAACCATTCTTGATCAGGAACTATCATCAATCAATAGTCTTTGTCAACAACTTAGATCAATCAATATTCAACATCAAAAATCATTCTAACATCAATCTATAGTCTTGATCTTGAACTGATGTCAATCATTAACACATTCTTGATCAACAACTTAGATCAATCAATATTCAACATCAATAATCATTCTTGATCTAGAACTAACATCAGTCAATAATAGAACATTCAAATCCAACACCACTAATTCAATCAGTAGCACATTCAAATTCACCATCAATAACCATGCTTGATCAGGAACTAACATCAATCAATGgagaaaattcaaattcaatccAAATAAGCATTCTTGATCAAGAACTGATTAAGATCAACACACAAATTCAACACCAATGCAAAAAACTACCTCCTCAAGCAAGCCAATGAGCTTAAGCAGGTCATCACACACCAACTCACAGCCAGAGAGCTCTGCCTTGAGCTTAGACGAGACGCGAAGGGCGCCTCGCCTGCCCAACCTATCCATAAATCTCCGATTACTCGCATCAACTCCCTCCCCGCCAACACTGACCATTTCTCGAAGAAGCGACTGAGCTGGCTGCAGGTATTTCGAGCCCCCAATCGAAGCAACAAACGACTGATTCGGGTTCCCACCCCCACACCATGACTGGTTGATTTGTGGAAAGTCATCAAATCCCATCCCACAACCTTCCTTCATGGCAATGAGATAGGCTGCAGGATTCATGACTCTTTCTCCAAATGGGACAGAGCCTAATGAGAGAGAGAGCCGAAATTGAAATGATGATGAATCTTCTGAGACCATGGTACCAAAAAGATTGAATCTTTTATATCAAGAAGAAGAAAACCTCCTGATATAAATGCGTAAGTACAAGAACAGTGATGGAGAGATATCTCTCTTtacagatgaagaagaaatggcATTCAAGAGAGCTGCAGAATGGCAGTTTATTACAAACATACCTACAAAACTTGTAATTATTCATGCAGAAAAACAGATAAGAAGAGATAAGAGAGAGATTCTTTTCTATTACATTGGCTGTCTGTATTTTTCCTTTTCTGAAGTCTATGGTACCATATGTCAGAAAGCTGAGAGCTATATAGCTTaaagaaacataaaaaaaatatgggaaaaattcaaaaaaactaAGTGAAAATGCTAAAACAGCTTTACATTCTTGCAGTGGCATTTCTTTGGGACACTCAATAAAGCACATTCCAGACTGATTTTCACAAATTCTTCGATTATTGAACACAATCAATGAATGGCTAGTTCCCATATTCAAAGACAATCGATTTATGGAGATTTGTGCATGCTGCATGTTGCTAAAAATGGCATCAATATATTCAGATTGAGATTTTGGAAGGATTCTTGTTTTATGGATGAGATCTTGGGCTTTGTACTGGAAAATGTGGTTAGTTTATTCAAAGTAGTTTGGGAAGTTAATTATACTAGATCAAGACAAAAGGAAAACATTAGTTTCAAGTTAAAAAATGAAGGTTGATAACTTGAGATAATTGTAGGGATCGGGCTACTttggattcactaattaccgagacctctttggtcttgttacAAGATAGCTCAGTCAAACTATCCACCACGCGACTGATTTATACAAGCTATTACAAGCTAACACCAGCTATTACACAGTAAGTAGCTATAGTCTTGATCAATGCCATCTTGGACTTGAGGCTCCAAGAATTATCAAGAACCTGCACACTGTACACACATATCAGTGATACAAACaagatcctctcggatctaaaTGAGAAATACATAATATAGAGAGAAAACAAAGGAATCGCATAGATCTAACAGTtatggctcagccacccgctaaTAGTACAGATCTATTCACCAAAGTAACGATCCAAGGGAGCAACGTTGAATTCAACCGTGAAAATACTTCACACACCACATATTACAACCCCTATCAACTCCTCAACACCAGATCCAACCTCTCCTGGAACCACTCACACAGAAAACCTCTCAAATAGAAAACCCTAACTTCTTCTGGAACTCAAACAACCGAAGCAGTTGCTTATCTCCACCCACACACCCGTTTATCCACATAATCACCTGTGATAAACCATTGTGTAAACACTCAGAGATCACCAGAGAAGAAGAAACACCAAGGAACACTCAACAGCcttgagagagagaagtgagagaATGAGAGAGTGAGAATTCAAGTTACACGGCTGAGGAGCATAGGGTGTATATCATCAGTGGTAGTGGGCTAGGGCAAACACTCAGCCCAACATATCTTGGACCAATTTAATTCCAAGCCCAACAAATAATAATCCACCAACTTAACAGCCCATATAAtcaacatactccaccttggacatTATTTTGGGAAATCAATTGCACTATTAGCTAAGGTTTTACTCATCATAGCCTACAAGGCAGTTCCCACAGCACCA is part of the Salvia splendens isolate huo1 chromosome 6, SspV2, whole genome shotgun sequence genome and encodes:
- the LOC121807609 gene encoding BEL1-like homeodomain protein 11, producing the protein MVSEDSSSFQFRLSLSLGSVPFGERVMNPAAYLIAMKEGCGMGFDDFPQINQSWCGGGNPNQSFVASIGGSKYLQPAQSLLREMVSVGGEGVDASNRRFMDRLGRRGALRVSSKLKAELSGCELVCDDLLKLIGLLEEVEMRYEEYSHHMDYLIRSFEAIAGTGAGKSYTALAILAMSKHFCRLRNAILAQIHTTKHKLLKDTRLSLFHQESRSIHAWRPLRGLPETCVTILRAWLFGHFLHPYPNDSEKLMLASQTGLSKNQVSNWFINARVRLWKPMIEEMYKEECEDSSTESHQRLQLH